A window of the Agrococcus jejuensis genome harbors these coding sequences:
- a CDS encoding alpha-ketoacid dehydrogenase subunit beta, which yields MTDAATTATQAASAPSGTVTMPIAKALNAGMRAAMAADEKIVLLGEDIGPLGGVFRVTDGLQAEFGRRRVLDTPLAESGIVGSAIGLAMRGYRSICEIQFDGFVYPAFDQITSQLAKLTSRHAGTVSFPVVIRIPYGGHIGAVEHHQESPEAYFAHTSGLRVVSPSTANDAYWMIQQAIQGNDPVIFLEPKAKYWAKGEVDLSTPPGPLHRSVVAKPGTDVTLVGHGAMVHVLLQAAQIAEGEGTSCEVIDLRSLSPIDFGPIVESAQRTGRVVVAQEAPGHVSVGSEIAATIHERAFYSLEAPVLRVSGFDAPFPPAALEAVYLPDADRVLDAVDRVLAY from the coding sequence ATGACCGACGCAGCCACCACCGCGACCCAGGCAGCATCCGCGCCCTCGGGCACCGTGACGATGCCCATCGCGAAGGCTCTGAACGCGGGCATGCGCGCCGCGATGGCGGCCGACGAGAAGATCGTGCTGCTGGGTGAGGACATCGGCCCGCTCGGCGGCGTCTTCCGCGTCACCGACGGCCTGCAGGCCGAGTTCGGCCGGAGGCGCGTGCTCGACACCCCGCTCGCCGAGTCCGGCATCGTCGGCTCCGCGATCGGCCTCGCCATGCGCGGCTACCGGTCGATCTGCGAGATCCAGTTCGACGGCTTCGTCTACCCGGCGTTCGACCAGATCACGTCGCAGCTCGCGAAGCTCACGTCGCGGCACGCGGGCACCGTCTCGTTCCCCGTCGTCATCCGCATCCCCTACGGCGGGCACATCGGCGCCGTCGAGCACCACCAGGAGAGCCCCGAGGCGTACTTCGCGCACACGTCGGGCCTGCGCGTGGTGTCGCCGTCGACGGCGAACGACGCGTACTGGATGATCCAGCAGGCGATCCAGGGCAACGATCCCGTGATCTTCCTCGAGCCGAAGGCGAAGTACTGGGCGAAGGGCGAGGTCGACCTGTCGACGCCGCCCGGCCCGCTGCACCGATCCGTCGTGGCGAAGCCCGGCACCGACGTGACGCTCGTGGGCCACGGCGCCATGGTGCACGTGCTGCTGCAGGCGGCGCAGATCGCCGAGGGCGAGGGCACGTCGTGCGAGGTCATCGACCTGCGCTCGCTGTCGCCCATCGACTTCGGCCCCATCGTCGAGTCCGCGCAGCGCACCGGCCGCGTCGTCGTGGCGCAGGAGGCGCCCGGCCACGTGTCGGTGGGCTCCGAGATCGCCGCGACGATCCACGAGCGCGCGTTCTACTCGCTCGAGGCGCCCGTGCTGCGCGTCTCGGGCTTCGACGCCCCGTTCCCGCCGGCCGCGCTCGAGGCCGTGTACCTGCCGGACGCCGACCGCGTGCTCGACGCCGTCGACCGCGTGCTGGCCTACTGA
- a CDS encoding dihydrolipoamide acetyltransferase family protein — protein sequence MMQEFRLPDPGEGLTEAEIVAWKVAVGDEVAVNDVILEIETAKSLVELPSPFAGRVEALLAEPGDTVEVGSPIIRIADGADAAPEPVDPTAVETSEAVADVQATITHDEPGAVLVGYGVRGDAQTRRRKPRTVEQPPVRNEPARPASVPAASAVPTIAKPPIRKLARDLGVDLVSVVGTGLAGEVTRDDVVRAAEQPSVFKNLETPAAWSGDREERIPVKGVRKAIAQAMVDSAYSAPHVSVFVDVDATRTMEFVARLKQSTDFAGVKVSPLLIMARAVLWAARRNPNVNSTFTGDELVVHHYVNLGIAAATPRGLLVPNIKDAQDMSLLELAKALEHLTLTARDGRTQPADLARGTITITNIGVFGMDTGTPILNPGETGIIALGTIKQKPWVVDGEVRPRFVTTVGGSFDHRAIDGDIVSRFVADVASILEEPALLLD from the coding sequence ATGATGCAGGAGTTCCGACTGCCGGATCCCGGCGAGGGCCTCACCGAGGCCGAGATCGTCGCGTGGAAGGTCGCGGTGGGCGACGAGGTCGCCGTCAACGACGTGATCCTCGAGATCGAGACCGCGAAGTCGCTCGTCGAGCTGCCGAGCCCCTTCGCGGGCCGCGTCGAGGCGCTGCTCGCCGAGCCCGGCGACACCGTCGAGGTGGGCTCGCCCATCATCCGCATCGCCGACGGTGCGGATGCGGCGCCCGAGCCCGTCGACCCGACGGCGGTCGAGACGAGCGAGGCCGTCGCCGACGTGCAGGCGACGATCACGCACGACGAGCCCGGCGCCGTGCTCGTCGGTTACGGCGTGCGCGGCGACGCGCAGACCCGCCGTCGCAAGCCCCGCACCGTCGAGCAGCCTCCCGTGCGCAACGAGCCCGCGCGCCCTGCATCCGTGCCCGCCGCATCCGCGGTGCCGACGATCGCGAAGCCGCCGATCCGCAAGCTCGCGCGCGACCTCGGCGTCGACCTCGTGTCGGTCGTCGGCACGGGCCTCGCAGGCGAGGTCACGCGCGACGACGTCGTGCGCGCCGCCGAGCAGCCGAGCGTCTTCAAGAACCTCGAGACGCCCGCCGCGTGGTCGGGCGACCGCGAGGAGCGCATCCCCGTGAAGGGCGTGCGCAAGGCGATCGCGCAGGCGATGGTCGACTCGGCGTACTCGGCGCCGCACGTGAGCGTGTTCGTCGACGTCGATGCGACGCGCACGATGGAGTTCGTCGCGCGCCTCAAGCAGTCGACGGACTTCGCGGGCGTCAAGGTGTCGCCGCTGCTCATCATGGCGCGCGCCGTGCTGTGGGCTGCGCGCCGCAACCCGAACGTGAACTCGACGTTCACGGGCGACGAGCTCGTCGTGCACCACTACGTGAACCTGGGCATCGCGGCGGCGACGCCGCGCGGCCTGCTGGTGCCGAACATCAAGGATGCGCAGGACATGAGCCTGCTCGAGCTCGCGAAGGCGCTCGAGCACCTCACGCTCACGGCCCGCGACGGGCGCACACAGCCCGCGGACCTCGCGCGCGGCACGATCACGATCACGAACATCGGCGTGTTCGGCATGGACACGGGCACGCCCATCCTCAACCCGGGCGAGACGGGCATCATCGCGCTCGGCACGATCAAGCAGAAGCCGTGGGTCGTCGACGGCGAGGTGCGCCCGCGCTTCGTGACGACGGTCGGCGGCTCGTTCGACCACCGTGCGATCGACGGCGACATCGTCTCGCGCTTCGTGGCAGACGTCGCGTCGATCCTCGAGGAGCCGGCGCTGCTGCTCGACTGA
- the treF gene encoding alpha,alpha-trehalase TreF: protein MAADTLTPAERYQELFLAVQEGEVFDDSKTFVDCVPRDDPEQILRAYRRERNREGFDLAVFVGEHFDEPRPAHSGFHPHASDDLAAHIERLWDPLTHRASPRLMGSLIDVPTPYPVPGGRFRELYYWDTYFSMLGLAASGRTESVRDAVQAIASLIDRYGHMPNGNRTYYLSRSQPPMLACMVELAEACGALDGRDMLHALRREHAYWVDGAHALRPGEAHRASVAMPDGAVLQRYWDDHDSPREESYREDVATASASDRPAHEVYRDLRAGAASGWDFSSRWNDVPDDLSTIRTTQIVPVDLNALLVVLERLVARLSEADGDHESAERFAAAAADRCAAIDRWLWDDEAGAYLDHDLRTGASRPSIVGACVVPLFAGCASDEQARRTEEAVRARLLRAGGIGTSEHETGDQWDRPNGWAPLQWLAIEGFRRHHLPLGDEIAERWLATMQGVFDREHKLIEKYEIDGDDGIGGGGEYELQDGFGWSNGVTAALLAERASSR, encoded by the coding sequence ATGGCCGCCGACACCCTCACGCCCGCCGAGCGCTACCAGGAGCTCTTCCTCGCCGTGCAGGAGGGCGAGGTCTTCGACGACTCGAAGACCTTCGTCGACTGCGTGCCGCGCGACGATCCCGAGCAGATCCTGCGCGCCTACCGTCGCGAGCGGAACCGCGAGGGCTTCGACCTCGCCGTCTTCGTCGGCGAGCACTTCGACGAGCCGCGGCCGGCGCACAGCGGCTTCCACCCGCACGCATCCGACGACCTCGCGGCGCACATCGAGCGCCTGTGGGATCCGCTGACCCACCGCGCGTCGCCGAGGCTCATGGGATCGCTCATCGACGTGCCGACGCCGTACCCGGTGCCGGGCGGACGCTTCCGCGAGCTGTACTACTGGGACACCTACTTCTCGATGCTCGGGCTCGCTGCGAGCGGCCGGACCGAGTCGGTGCGCGACGCCGTGCAGGCGATCGCGTCGCTCATCGATCGCTACGGCCACATGCCCAACGGCAACCGGACGTACTACCTCAGCCGCTCGCAGCCGCCGATGCTCGCGTGCATGGTCGAGCTCGCCGAGGCGTGCGGGGCGCTCGACGGCAGGGACATGCTCCACGCGCTGCGACGCGAGCACGCGTACTGGGTCGACGGCGCCCACGCGCTGCGGCCCGGCGAGGCGCACCGCGCCTCGGTCGCGATGCCGGACGGCGCCGTGCTGCAGCGGTACTGGGACGACCACGACTCGCCGCGCGAGGAGTCGTACCGCGAGGACGTCGCGACCGCCTCCGCGTCCGACCGCCCAGCGCACGAGGTGTACCGGGACCTGCGCGCGGGCGCCGCGTCGGGCTGGGACTTCTCGTCGCGGTGGAACGACGTGCCGGACGACCTCTCGACCATCCGCACGACGCAGATCGTGCCCGTCGACCTCAACGCGCTGCTCGTCGTGCTCGAGCGGCTCGTCGCGAGGCTCAGCGAGGCGGATGGCGACCACGAGTCCGCCGAGCGCTTCGCCGCTGCGGCCGCCGATCGGTGCGCAGCGATCGACCGCTGGCTGTGGGACGACGAGGCAGGCGCCTACCTCGACCACGACCTGCGCACCGGTGCGTCGCGGCCGTCGATCGTGGGCGCGTGCGTCGTGCCGCTCTTCGCAGGCTGCGCGAGCGACGAGCAGGCGCGACGGACCGAGGAGGCCGTGCGCGCGAGGCTGCTGCGCGCGGGAGGCATCGGCACGAGCGAGCACGAGACGGGCGACCAGTGGGACCGGCCGAACGGCTGGGCGCCGCTGCAGTGGCTCGCGATCGAGGGGTTCCGTCGCCACCACCTGCCGTTGGGCGACGAGATCGCCGAGCGGTGGCTCGCGACGATGCAGGGCGTGTTCGATCGTGAGCACAAGCTGATCGAGAAGTACGAGATCGACGGCGACGACGGCATCGGGGGCGGCGGCGAGTACGAGCTGCAGGACGGCTTCGGCTGGTCGAACGGCGTGACGGCGGCGCTGCTCGCCGAGCGGGCGTCGTCGCGGTGA